A DNA window from Setaria viridis chromosome 2, Setaria_viridis_v4.0, whole genome shotgun sequence contains the following coding sequences:
- the LOC140221919 gene encoding uncharacterized protein: protein MEDEYIDPKKKWRHKSGITNKHYYQVDCFNDVIDWLLQELDSRFNETSSQLLVCSAAFSPRDSFHDFSIENLMSLAKLDPHDFDSRNLRDLNHELGLYIYDGRDDESFSNLESVAELSQIMVKTRKHERYPMVYQLLKLVLVLPIATATIERCFSAMKIVKIELCNRIGDICMSNSLICYVEKEELLKVTNEAVVRRFMKMQGRRFDDEG from the coding sequence ATGGAAGATGAATATATTGATCCAAAGAAGAAGTGGAGGCATAAATCTGGAATTACGAACAAGCATTATTATCAAGTAGATTGTTTTAATGATGTTATTGATTGGCTACTTCAAGAGCTTGACAGCCGCTTCAACGAGACAAGCTCTCAATTGCTTGTTTGCTCAGCAGCTTTTAGTCCAAGAGACTCATTTCATGATTTTAGTATAGAAAATTTGATGAGCCTAGCAAAGCTTGATCCACATGATTTTGATTCTAGGAATTTGAGGGATCTTAACCACGAGCTTGGCCTATACATATATGATGGGAGAGATGATGAAAGCTTCTCCAACCTAGAAAGTGTTGCCGAGCTTTCTCAAATAATGGTGAAGACTAGAAAACATGAACGTTATCCAATGGTTTATCAACTTTTGAAGCTTGTGCTAGTGCTACCTATTGCTACTGCTACAATTGAGAGGTGTTTCTCAGCCATGAAAATTGTGAAAATAGAATTGTGCAATCGCATTGGTGATATATGTATGAGCAATAGCCTTATTTGCTATGTGGAGAAAGAAGAGCTGTTGAAAGTCACCAATGAGGCCGTGGTTCGTCGCTTCATGAAAATGCAAGGTCGTAGATTTGATGATGAAGGTTAA